A genomic stretch from Setaria viridis chromosome 1, Setaria_viridis_v4.0, whole genome shotgun sequence includes:
- the LOC117857337 gene encoding uncharacterized protein, with the protein MQYNHRSRLPPPPPFGRGRGGPGYPRGHKQLYYAPPPPPPFPPAPPPPERKYEVLMEAGRLAAEYLVSQGALPPAALQRGAGSSGAWGAHPLPLPPPQQLQEPHGFYGRRRYEDEYSNNPGARPRRANSTSSSTSSRDDYNSGSYNGRGKRKYGEYRRGYDSGRDREKERGRSSSNGRRNEEDEDEDGAPGFRRERRGCRWSDEVRSSVTEAVREEAPLTAKAVAGLDMENTRSKIVRSVDDVRKDADAAPEVTEETEEGEMEDDSEALNSESDVVNQERDTDVSNASAGVVMESEPKQLPDGKIQDEVPDEEAEDDKRVLDEAALDNNTSDGEVTYVENDMHDGKKNLIDYCNFTRAPTRPRSVRGHRNASSVPGEAAVAETVNLLSSGQASEMVIGESANESSLTNIESENREDQVCQQNTNSGAPCAEPIEPMLLQENETSMSIENMAEEKVDAQPHVVQEYKEETNLSPVADAHKENLMQETSLSPFTASHKDSLAQEDGLMQETDLSPLTANHRDSLIEETTLPPLAASHKEDSLTQETELSRTISSHENNLKLQFKEGTQNCDIDMLPQDVDLIELSDERKVVGHDVGAEAVIKMEEGKLDQSFSLNLSDLDLVGGTEVAAIHDNPALVQLSEAGSSAELHNKQQEDPETFTGENISATDDLCKLPLENKDVQVIDIECGTPVEVGGFDSSKSKNEMVCSSMDSMMDPGIHTDVLPGIQDGYSLAFSDFLGADISCYPSMQSDLHAGIGVNDSEGIAVMDDPIYGSLTDIGFMDVWGQPTQDYDKFF; encoded by the exons ATGCAGTACAACCACCGCAgccgcctgcctccgccgccgccgttcggccgcggccgcggcggaccgGGGTACCCCCGCGGCCACAAGCAGCTGTACtacgctccgcctcctcctccgccgtttccaccggcgccgcccccgccggagcGCAAGTACGAGGTGCTTATGGAGGCCGGTCGCCTGGCGGCCGAGTATCTGGTATCCCAGGGCGCtctcccgccggccgccctgcAGCGCGGCGCCGGCAGCTCCGGCGCGTGGGGcgctcatcctcttcctctgccACCGCCGCAGCAATTGCAGGAACCCCACGGGTTTTACGGCCGGAGGAGGTACGAGGATGAGTACAGCAATAACCCTGGCGCTCGGCCGAGGCGGGCCAATAGCACTAGTAGTAGCACTAGCAGCAGAGATGATTACAACAGTGGCAGCTACAATGGGAGAGGGAAGAGGAAGTATGGGGAGTACAGGAGGGGGTATGATTCAGGGAGGGacagggagaaggagaggggaaGGTCGTCTTCAAATGGCCGGCGCAAcgaagaggatgaggatgaagatGGGGCACCTGGATTTCGGAGGGAGCGACGAGGCTGTCGGTGGAGTGATGAGGTGAGGAGCAGTGTTACAGAGGCAGTGAGAGAGGAAGCACCATTGACGGCGAAGGCTGTAGCAGGGTTAGACATGGAGAATACCAGGTCAAAGATTGTGAGATCTGTTGATGATGTTAGGAAGGATGCTGATGCTGCGCCTGAGGTGACGGAGGAGACTGAGGAGGGTGAGATGGAGGACGACAGTGAGGCTCTGAATTCAGAATCAGATGTGGTCAATCAAGAGAGAGACACTGATGTTAGTAATGCCTCTGCTGGTGTTGTTATGGAGTCGGAGCCTAAGCAGTTACCGGATGGTAAGATTCAAGATGAAGTTCCTGATGAGGAAGCTGAAGATGATAAACGAGTTTTGGATGAGGCTGCTTTGGATAACAACACTTCTGATGGTGAGGTGACATATGTGGAAAATGATATGCATGATGGTAAGAAGAATTTGATTGACTATTGTAACTTCACAAGAGCCCCAACAAGGCCAAGGTCAGTGCGCGGACACAGAAATGCATCATCTGTCCCAGGAGAAGCTGCAGTAGCTGAAACAGTTAATCTACTTTCTTCTGGACAAGCTTCAGAGATGGTAATTGGTGAATCTGCAAATGAGAGCTCTTTGACTAACATTGAGTCAGAAAATAGAGAAGATCAAGTCTGTCAACAAAACACTAACTCTGGTGCTCCCTGTGCCGAACCAATAGAGCCTATGCTTCTTCAAGAAAATGAAACATCCATGTCGATTGAAAATATGGCGGAAGAGAAGGTTGATGCACAACCACATGTGGTTCAGGAATATAAGGAAGAAACTAATCTATCTCCAGTGGCAGATGCTCACAAGGAGAACTTGATGCAGGAAACCAGCTTATCTCCATTTACAGCTTCTCACAAGGATAGCTTGGCGCAAGAGGATGGCTTGATGCAAGAAACTGATTTATCTCCCTTGACAGCTAATCACAGGGATAGCTTGATTGAAGAAACCACATTGCCCCCACTGGCAGCTTCTCATAAGGAGGACAGCTTGACTCAGGAAACTGAGTTGTCTCGGACAATATCTTCTCATGAGAATAACTTGAAGTTACAATTTAAGGAAGGAACACAAAACTGTGATATTGATATGCTGCCACAAGATGTGGACTTGATCGAGTTGTCTGATGAAAGGAAAGTTGTTGGTCATGATGTTGGGGCTGAAGCTGTAATCAAAATGGAAGAAGGGAAGCTGGATCAATCTTTCTCCCTAAATCTATCTGATCTTGACCTGGTTGGTGGTACAGAGGTTGCTGCTATACACGATAATCCAGCGTTGGTCCAGCTGTCTGAAGCTGGATCTTCTGCAGAACTACATAATAAACAGCAAGAAGATCCTGAAACTTTTACAGGTGAAAATATCAGTGCTACAGATGATTTATGCAAGCTTCCATTAGAGAATAAGGATGTTCAAGTAATTGATATAGAATGTGGCACACCAGTTGAAGTTGGTGGATTTGATTCGTCAAAGTCAAA GAACGAGATGGTATGCTCTAGCATGGACAGCATGATGGACCCTGGCATACACACGGATGTTCTTCCTGGTATTCAAGATGGCTACAGTCTTGCATTTTCCGATTTCCTTGGTGCGGATATATCATGCTACCCATCAATGCAATCAGATCTTCATGCTGGAATAGGTGTCAATGACTCAGAG GGTATTGCTGTCATGGATGATCCAATATATGGGTCTCTCACTGATATTG GTTTCATGGATGTGTGGGGGCAGCCAACTCAGGACTATGACAAGTTCTTCTAG